From a single Rutidosis leptorrhynchoides isolate AG116_Rl617_1_P2 chromosome 5, CSIRO_AGI_Rlap_v1, whole genome shotgun sequence genomic region:
- the LOC139848590 gene encoding uncharacterized protein: MELIKKVNVNLPFIDVIAGMPKYARFMKDLLTNRKKMESVSSVTLNAACTAVVTNQLPEKLEDPGCFTIPCLLGDLACMRALADLGASINLMPYSIYLKLAPGELRPTRMAIQLADRSIKYPHGIIENMLVKTGTLVFPADFVVLDMEVDERIPLILGRPFLNTARCLIDVYGQQLTLRIGDQKVSFAIDKALKYPGYLDDTCYFLQTVDTHVEFLQEFPELQGTGECEIASDEGDVLDEVDFMTTLMAEGYEPTEEEHEKLEKANAYRSKTSIEEAPELELKSLPDNLEYAFLGEESKLPVIIASDLSEAGRLRLSQLNELEELRLDAYENSLISKERTKKWHDSRLKDPKELKEGDRVLLFNSRFRLFPGKLKSKWSGPFVVRKVYSHGAVDLVNLKGEEFKVNGHRLKHYVDRPQEITIEFFSTVSCRPRVSPTEADFLSFRLGGL; this comes from the exons ATGGAGTTGATCAAGAAAGTGAATGTCAACTTACCTTTCATTGATGTTATTGCGGGGATGCCCAAGTATGCTCGGTTCATGAAGGATTTGCTTACCAACCGGAAAAAGATGGAAAGTGTTTCATCCGTGACGTTAAATGCAGCATGTACAGCGGTGGTGACAAACCAACTTCCCGAGAAGTTGGAAGATCCGGGTTGTTTTACTATTCCTTGTTTATTGGGGGATCTTGCTTGTATGCGGGCATTGGCGGATTTGGGTGCTAGTATTAATTTAATGCCCTACTCTATTTACCTTAAACTAGCACCTGGGGAACTTAGACCCACTCGTATGGCCatacaactagcggaccgctctattaaataCCCACATGGGAttatagagaacatgctagttaagaccgggacaTTAGTTTTTCCCGCCGACTTTGTAGTTCTAgacatggaagtggatgaaaggattccacttattttgggaagGCCATTTTTGAATACCGCTAGATGTctaattgatgtttatggccaacagttaACCCTTAGAATAGGTGACCAAAAGGTGTCCTTTGCTATTGATAAGGCATTAAAATACCCCGGTTACCTAGATGACACTTGTTATTTTTTGCAAACCGTGGACACACATGTTGAGTTTTTGCAGGAGTTTCCAGAATTGCAGGGAACAGGGGAATGTGAAATAGCAAGTGATGAAGGGGATGTGTTAGATGAGGTGGATTTTATGACCACCCTAATGGCTGAAGGTTATGAGCCAACCGAAGAAGAGCATGAGAAGTTGGAGAAAGCAAATGCATACAGGAGCAAAACTTCAATTGAAGAGGCTCCTGAATTAGAGTTGAAATCACTCCCGGATAATTTGGAGTATGCTTTTCTTGGGGAGGAGTCTAAACTCCCGGTGATTATTGCTTCCGATCTTTCT GAGGCGGGTCGCCTTCGGTTGAGTCAATTGAATGAGTTAGAAGAGCTAAGGCTCGATGCGTATGAGAACTCATTGATtagtaaggaaagaacgaagaagtggcacgatagtcgcTTGAAGGATCCTAAAGAATTAAAGGAaggggatcgtgtgcttcttttcaattcgaGGTTTCGTTTGTTTCCCGGGAAGTTAAAATCTAAATGGTCTGGACCTTTTGTTGTTCGAAAGGTTTATTCTCATGGGGCGGTTGATTTGGTAAATTTGAAAGGGGAAGAGTTCAAGGTTAACGGTCATCGGTTAAAACACTATGTCGATAGACCGCAAGAG ATAACTATAGAGTTTTTCTCAACTGTTAGTTGTCGACCTCGAGTCTCTCCGACCGAGGCAGATTTCTTATCGTTTAGGCTTGGCGGGTTATAG